In the Rubrivivax gelatinosus IL144 genome, AGAAGACGTTGACAACGACGCAGTGGATGCGCCCGAAGCGCCCGGCGTCGACCGCGTGCTTGAGCAGCTGCATCGTCGGGTTGAGCCGGTTCTGCTTGACGACGAAGAGCTTGACGCCTGCGTCGCGGCAGACGCGCACCATCTCCATGCCCTCGTCCCACTTGGTCGCCATCGGCTTCTCGGTGAGCACATGGCGGCCGGCGCGTGCGGCCTTCATCGCCTGGCGCGGGTGCAGGCCGCTGGGCGTGGCCAGTGTGACGATGTCGCAGTCGCTGGCCTCGAGCAGTTCGTCGAGGCTGGCGTAGCCGGCGGCGCCGGTCTTGGCGACCGCGGCGGCGAGCGCTTCGGGGCGGTTGTCGCAGACGGCGACGAGTTGGGCGCGGTCGGCGTGCTGGCGCAGCGCCTCGATGTGATTGGCCGAGATGCGGCCGCATCCGACCAGCGCGAAGCGGATCGGGCGCTGCACGATCGGCAGGCTGGGGCTGACTTTCATCGAACCGCTCATTCTAGGCTGCGCCTAAAATTGCGGCACATCACCGGGCCCCCCATGACCGACGACAACCAACTGATCGCCGAACGCCGCGAGAAGCTGCAAGCCATCCGCGCCGCAGGCGTCGCTTTCCCCAACGACTTCAAGCCGCGCCACCACGCCGCGGACCTGCACCACAAACACGGCCAGGTGCCCAACGAGGAACTCGAGCCGCAGGCCGTCACGGTCTCGGTCGCCGGCCGCATGATGTTGAAGCGCGTGATGGGCAAAGCCTGTTTCGCGACGCTGCAGGACGCCACCGGCCGCATCCAGCTCTACGTCACGCAGGACGCCGTCGGGCCCGAGACCCTGGCCGCGTTCAAGCGCTGGGACCTGGGCGACATCCTCGGCTGCGAAGGCACGCTGTTCCGCACCAAGACCGGCGAGCTGTCGATCAAGGCGACCCGCGTTCGCCTGCTGACCAAGAGCCTGCGGCCGCTGCCGGACAAGTTCCACGGCATGACCGACCAGGAACAGAAGTACCGCCAGCGCTACGTCGACCTGATGACCGACGACGCTGCGCGCGCGCGTTTCGTCGCCCGCAGCAAGGCCGTCAGCTCGATCCGCCAGTACATGGTCGAGCACGGCTTCCTCGAGGTCGAGACGCCGATGCTGCATCCGATCCCGGGCGGCGCGAACGCCAAGCCTTTCGTCACGCACCACAACGCGCTGGACCAGGAGATGTTCCTGCGCATCGCGCCCGAGCTCTACCTGAAGCGGCTGCTGGTCGGCGGCTTCGAGCGGGTGTTCGAGATCAATCGCAACTTCCGCAACGAGGGGATCAGTGTCCGGCACAACCCCGAGTTCACGATGATGGAGTTCTACGCGGCGTACTGGACGCACCACGACCTGATGGACTTCACCGAACAGGTCCTGCGCCACGCCGCACGCGCCGCCACCGGCAGCGCCAAGCTGAGCTACGCCGGCCGCGAGGTCGACCTCGACCAGCCGTTCGCGCGCCTGTCGGTGCGCAACTCGCTGGTCGTGCACGCCGGCGTCAGCGAGAGCGAGGCCGACGACGCCGCGGCGCTGCACGCCAAGCTCAAGGAACTGGGCGAAGAGCCGCCGGCGCACTGGACGCTGGCCGAGCTGCAGTTCGGCCTGTTCGAAGCCGCGGTCGAAGAAAAGCTCTGGCAGCCGACCTTCATCGTCGACTATCCGGTCGAGGTCTCGCCGCTGGCGCGTGCGTCGGACAGCAACCCGTCGATCACCGAACGTTTCGAGCTCTTCATCACCGGGCGCGAATACGCCAACGGCTTCTCCGAGCTCAACGACGCCGAGGACCAGGCGGCACGTTTCCAGGCCCAGGTGGCGAACAAGGACGCCGGCGACGAGGAGGCGATGTATTACGACGCCGACTTCATCCGCGCGCTGGAGTACGGCATGCCCCCGGCCGGTGGTTGCGGCATCGGCATCGACCGGCTCATCATGCTGCTGACCGACAGCCCCAGCATCCGCGACGTGATCCTGTTCCCCGCCCTGCGGCGCGAGGCCTGACGCGAAGGACAGCGGCGAGTCGGCAGCGGGAGACGAAGAAGAATGGACGAACGCCTGCACGACCTCGCCGCCATCGAGGACGCCGTCTGGCACGAACTGGGCCGCTCGACCGATTCGGCCCACGACTGGCACGTCGGCGTGCTCGCCACCACCGACGGCCAGCGCGCCGACGCCCGCAGCGTCGTGCTGCGCGAGGTCGAGCCGGCGGCGCACTCGCTGATCGTCTACACCGACGCCCGCAGCCCCAAGGTCGAGCACGTCCAGGACCATCCCGAAGGCGTGCTCGTGCTCTGGTCGGCCAGCCGCGGCTGGCAGCTGCGGCTGCACGTGCACATCACGGTCGAGACCTCGGGCCTGGGCGTCTGGTCGCGCTGGGCCAAGCTGATGATGACGCCGGCGGCGCAGGACTATCTGTCGCCGCTGCCGCCCGGCAGCCGCATCGTCAAGCCGGTGCCCGAACGCGGCACACGCGCCCACTTCGCGATGATGACGATGCGCGTGGACGCGCTCGACTGGCTGGAACTGCACCCCGAAGGCCAGCGCCGCGCGCTGTTCGACGCCGAGGGCGGGCACTGGCTGGCACCTTGACACGCGGCCGGTCGCGATCCGAAGGGGCTAGACCGCCCTGACGCAACGGAAGTTTGGCAATATGCCGGAATAATGCTGGCTATGGATCCGGCGACACTGGCGACACCGTTAACGTCCCGGATAGCAAGAACACGGTTTATTCAATTCCCATCAGAGACTGTTACATGTCCAAGAAAGCAATCATTACCGGCGTAACGGGCCAAGACGGCGCGTACTTGGCGGAACTCCTGCTCGCCAAGGGTTATGAGGTGCACGGCATCAAGCGTCGGGCGTCGCTGTTCAACACCGACCGCATCGACCACCTGTACCAGGATCCGCACGAGAAGAACCCGCGTTTCAAGCTGCACTACGGCGACCTCGCCGACAGCACCAACCTGATCCGCATCGTGCAGCAGGTGCAGCCCGACGAGATCTACAACCTCGGTGCGATGAGCCACGTGGCGGTCAGCTTCGAGGAGCCGGAGTACACGGCCAACGTCGACGGCATCGGCACGCTGCGGCTGCTGGAGGCGATCCGCATCCTCGGACTGGAGAAGAAGACGCGCTTCTACCAGGCGTCCACCTCGGAGCTCTACGGCCTCGTGCAGGAGATCCCGCAGAAGGAGACCACGCCCTTCTACCCGCGCAGCCCGTACGCGGTGGCCAAGCTCTACGGCTACTGGATCACGGTCAACTACCGCGAGGCCTACGGTCTGTACGCCTGCAACGGCATCCTGTTCAACCACGAGAGCCCGCTGCGCGGCGAGACCTTCGTGACGCGCAAGATCACGCGCGCCGTCGCCCGCATCGCGCTCGGCCTGCAGGACTGCCTGTACC is a window encoding:
- the lysS gene encoding lysine--tRNA ligase, which translates into the protein MTDDNQLIAERREKLQAIRAAGVAFPNDFKPRHHAADLHHKHGQVPNEELEPQAVTVSVAGRMMLKRVMGKACFATLQDATGRIQLYVTQDAVGPETLAAFKRWDLGDILGCEGTLFRTKTGELSIKATRVRLLTKSLRPLPDKFHGMTDQEQKYRQRYVDLMTDDAARARFVARSKAVSSIRQYMVEHGFLEVETPMLHPIPGGANAKPFVTHHNALDQEMFLRIAPELYLKRLLVGGFERVFEINRNFRNEGISVRHNPEFTMMEFYAAYWTHHDLMDFTEQVLRHAARAATGSAKLSYAGREVDLDQPFARLSVRNSLVVHAGVSESEADDAAALHAKLKELGEEPPAHWTLAELQFGLFEAAVEEKLWQPTFIVDYPVEVSPLARASDSNPSITERFELFITGREYANGFSELNDAEDQAARFQAQVANKDAGDEEAMYYDADFIRALEYGMPPAGGCGIGIDRLIMLLTDSPSIRDVILFPALRREA
- a CDS encoding PNPOx family protein is translated as MDERLHDLAAIEDAVWHELGRSTDSAHDWHVGVLATTDGQRADARSVVLREVEPAAHSLIVYTDARSPKVEHVQDHPEGVLVLWSASRGWQLRLHVHITVETSGLGVWSRWAKLMMTPAAQDYLSPLPPGSRIVKPVPERGTRAHFAMMTMRVDALDWLELHPEGQRRALFDAEGGHWLAP
- the gmd gene encoding GDP-mannose 4,6-dehydratase; its protein translation is MSKKAIITGVTGQDGAYLAELLLAKGYEVHGIKRRASLFNTDRIDHLYQDPHEKNPRFKLHYGDLADSTNLIRIVQQVQPDEIYNLGAMSHVAVSFEEPEYTANVDGIGTLRLLEAIRILGLEKKTRFYQASTSELYGLVQEIPQKETTPFYPRSPYAVAKLYGYWITVNYREAYGLYACNGILFNHESPLRGETFVTRKITRAVARIALGLQDCLYLGNLSALRDWGHARDYVEMQWLMLQQDRPEDFVIATGVQRSVREFVQLAAAELGIEVAFTGEGVDEVGVVERVTGKRARCKPGEVIVRVDPRYFRPTEVETLLGDPTKAREKLGWTPRTTLAELVKEMVEADYEAARRDSLVKLAGFTAYDHHE